From the Priestia aryabhattai genome, one window contains:
- the yjcZ gene encoding sporulation protein YjcZ, whose amino-acid sequence MGYYGGYGYGCGYGGGGCGGGFALIIVLFILLIIIGASCFGGGWC is encoded by the coding sequence ATGGGATACTACGGAGGTTACGGATACGGTTGTGGTTATGGCGGCGGTGGCTGCGGCGGCGGTTTCGCTTTAATCATTGTACTTTTCATCTTATTAATCATCATCGGCGCTTCTTGCTTCGGCGGCGGCTGGTGCTAA
- a CDS encoding SDR family oxidoreductase, with translation MIALTGKVALVTGAASGIGRASAITLAEQGARVALLDLEEEKLQEVKETIMASGGECIAIKTDVSDSESIKESIETISSLWSQLHIVSINAGINGTFSSIEELSPEDWTQTIDTNLTSTFLTVKHSIPYLKAQGGSIIITSSINGNRTFSNIGMSAYSSSKAGQMAFGKMAALELSTYGIRVNVICPGAVDTNIESNTFRQEDKLKEVAIPIEYPNGNQPLAKRSAKPEEVADLIFFLASDASKHITGSEMFIDGGESLL, from the coding sequence ATGATTGCATTAACTGGAAAAGTTGCGCTTGTGACGGGAGCGGCGTCTGGAATTGGACGCGCTTCAGCCATTACATTAGCTGAACAAGGAGCGCGCGTTGCTCTTTTAGACTTAGAGGAAGAAAAATTACAAGAAGTAAAAGAGACCATTATGGCGAGCGGCGGAGAGTGTATAGCCATTAAAACAGACGTATCTGACTCTGAAAGTATAAAAGAAAGTATCGAAACGATTAGTAGCTTATGGAGTCAATTACATATTGTTTCTATTAATGCAGGCATCAACGGTACGTTCTCTTCTATTGAAGAATTATCACCAGAAGATTGGACGCAAACGATTGATACAAATTTAACGAGTACTTTTTTAACCGTGAAACATTCTATTCCTTATTTGAAAGCTCAAGGAGGAAGCATTATTATTACTAGCTCGATTAATGGCAACCGTACATTTTCAAATATCGGCATGAGCGCATACAGTTCCTCAAAAGCTGGTCAAATGGCCTTTGGCAAAATGGCAGCCCTCGAACTTTCTACATACGGGATACGGGTAAACGTCATTTGTCCAGGAGCAGTTGATACAAATATTGAAAGCAATACGTTCCGCCAAGAAGACAAATTAAAAGAAGTCGCGATTCCAATTGAATATCCAAACGGCAATCAGCCGCTTGCTAAACGCTCGGCTAAACCGGAAGAAGTAGCAGATTTAATCTTCTTTTTAGCTTCTGACGCGTCCAAACACATTACGGGAAGTGAAATGTTTATTGACGGCGGAGAATCGCTGCTGTAA
- a CDS encoding quinone oxidoreductase family protein: MKALVFERFGGPDILHYQDIPNPSIGPKDVLVSTKAIGLNFADVYRRKGNYHLTGTPPYILGYEGAGVVEEVGAEVSHVNVGDRIAFADVPFANAELVVVPQDKMIAVPDNISFDAAASVLLQGLTAHYLTQDSYSIQPGDYVLVHAAAGGVGQLLVQIAKLLGGQVIGLTSSSEKAKAAAQAGADYVFLYEDNWVEQVKEVTKRGADVAYESVGITLEKSFEAVKTGGTVVFYGMAGGDPAPVDPRMLMDTSKTLTGGDLWNVLVSYEERKVRSQQLFEWISKGQLVLTDPVVFDLKDGAKAHELLESRKSIGKILLRP; encoded by the coding sequence ATGAAAGCATTAGTATTTGAAAGGTTTGGAGGACCTGACATTCTTCACTATCAAGATATACCGAATCCCTCTATTGGACCAAAGGACGTATTAGTAAGCACAAAAGCAATTGGACTTAATTTTGCTGATGTGTATCGAAGAAAAGGGAATTACCACTTAACAGGGACACCACCGTATATTTTAGGATATGAAGGAGCAGGCGTAGTGGAAGAAGTAGGAGCAGAAGTAAGTCACGTTAACGTAGGAGATCGTATTGCGTTTGCTGACGTTCCTTTTGCAAATGCAGAGCTTGTCGTGGTGCCGCAAGATAAAATGATTGCTGTACCCGACAATATTTCGTTTGATGCAGCTGCTTCTGTACTTTTGCAAGGGTTAACCGCTCACTATTTAACACAAGACAGCTACAGCATTCAACCCGGCGATTATGTACTTGTTCACGCAGCTGCTGGAGGTGTAGGTCAACTTTTAGTTCAAATTGCCAAGCTTTTAGGCGGGCAAGTCATTGGCTTAACGTCATCTTCTGAAAAAGCAAAAGCAGCGGCTCAAGCAGGTGCTGACTATGTCTTTTTATATGAGGATAACTGGGTAGAACAAGTGAAAGAAGTAACGAAGCGAGGTGCAGATGTTGCGTACGAATCTGTAGGTATTACGCTAGAAAAAAGCTTTGAAGCCGTAAAAACGGGCGGAACAGTGGTGTTTTACGGAATGGCAGGAGGCGATCCGGCCCCGGTCGACCCGCGTATGCTGATGGATACCTCTAAAACGCTTACAGGCGGAGACTTGTGGAACGTGCTTGTATCTTACGAAGAACGAAAAGTACGCTCACAGCAGCTATTTGAGTGGATCAGTAAAGGTCAGCTTGTGCTAACTGATCCCGTGGTGTTTGACTTAAAAGACGGAGCAAAAGCACATGAGCTGCTTGAAAGCCGAAAAAGCATAGGGAAAATTTTGTTAAGGCCGTAA
- a CDS encoding glycosyl transferase family 2: protein MLDQYEKINSTYEKLDELQLPFDKPVLVGIEWNGVLFEFLVRLKKESSHLLVFGSGGGASQEMPAGPPYFQRHSWMNEFEDSIIYYNDPTLYLGKVSLAWGQGTSNRFYLKDIAVLIEKFMKKVQVNSSNVLFYGSSGGGFMSMFLAGYVKGAKALVNNPQTCLTKWLKTPVRQVFNLSYPHLTEEEVIASYGERINVVKFFRHINYVPKVYYLQNGAFEYDMSNHLIPFLTDLQDMPNDCEINNIKVELYYNLKLKHAAVSKQETIDYVNMAKNI from the coding sequence TTGCTTGATCAATATGAAAAAATAAATAGTACGTACGAAAAGCTGGATGAACTTCAGCTACCGTTTGACAAGCCGGTCTTAGTGGGAATCGAGTGGAACGGAGTGCTGTTTGAGTTTTTAGTAAGGCTGAAAAAAGAGTCTTCTCATTTGCTTGTGTTTGGTTCAGGAGGAGGAGCGAGTCAGGAAATGCCGGCAGGGCCTCCATATTTTCAACGCCATTCGTGGATGAATGAATTTGAAGATTCGATTATTTACTATAACGATCCTACGCTTTATTTAGGAAAGGTGTCGCTTGCGTGGGGACAAGGGACAAGCAACCGTTTTTATTTAAAAGACATTGCCGTTTTAATTGAAAAATTCATGAAAAAAGTGCAGGTGAATTCGTCTAACGTGTTGTTTTACGGATCTTCAGGCGGCGGTTTTATGTCGATGTTTTTGGCAGGATACGTAAAAGGAGCAAAAGCGCTTGTAAATAATCCGCAGACCTGTTTAACTAAGTGGCTGAAAACGCCGGTTCGGCAAGTGTTTAATTTGTCTTATCCCCATCTGACAGAAGAGGAAGTTATAGCCTCATACGGTGAGCGAATCAACGTAGTAAAGTTTTTTCGTCATATTAACTATGTGCCAAAGGTGTATTACTTGCAAAACGGGGCGTTTGAATATGATATGAGCAATCACTTGATTCCATTTTTAACGGATTTGCAGGATATGCCGAACGATTGTGAAATCAATAATATAAAAGTGGAGCTCTACTATAATCTAAAGCTAAAACACGCGGCTGTTAGTAAGCAAGAAACGATTGATTATGTGAATATGGCGAAAAATATATAA
- a CDS encoding 3D domain-containing protein produces MKKTMITFSLVLMSLFGVASGASAATNTYTVKSGDSLYKIAKTYKVSVSQLKQWNNLKSDSIHPKQVLKVSQVKSSTPAKATPAMSSNVVKEFKVTATAYTANCKGCSGKTAIGIDLKKNPNQKVISVDPKVIKLGSKVYVEGYGTAIAADTGGAIKGNKIDVLLPSQKEALKWGRKTVKVQILK; encoded by the coding sequence ATGAAAAAGACAATGATTACGTTCAGTTTAGTTCTAATGTCACTGTTCGGAGTGGCAAGTGGTGCGTCAGCTGCAACAAATACATATACAGTAAAAAGCGGAGATTCGCTATACAAAATTGCAAAGACATATAAAGTATCGGTTAGCCAGCTGAAACAGTGGAATAACTTAAAGTCAGATAGCATTCATCCAAAACAAGTATTAAAAGTATCTCAAGTAAAATCAAGCACGCCTGCTAAAGCAACGCCTGCGATGTCTTCAAACGTTGTGAAAGAATTTAAAGTAACAGCAACAGCGTACACAGCGAACTGCAAAGGATGCAGCGGAAAAACAGCGATTGGAATCGACTTGAAAAAGAATCCAAATCAAAAAGTTATTTCTGTAGATCCAAAAGTGATTAAGCTTGGTTCAAAAGTATACGTAGAAGGTTATGGCACGGCAATCGCAGCTGATACAGGCGGCGCAATTAAAGGAAATAAAATTGACGTTCTTCTTCCTTCTCAAAAAGAAGCATTAAAATGGGGAAGAAAAACAGTAAAAGTTCAAATCTTAAAATAA
- a CDS encoding YetF domain-containing protein, whose amino-acid sequence MGYAESTFRIACSFFVLLFLTRLMGKTEISQLNVFTFITAITIGNIASSLSTDKRVEIDKGVYSLLGWTFLTIAMGYIGMKSKKARHLITSEPKIVIKQGKVMEKALKQVRLDIESLLGMLRQQNVFSIKDVEYAILEINGNLSVMQKQDKKPNSWSKTLLFPTSTGVIYDGKANEDALKDLHVDNNWLHKQLEKAGVKSLDEVFYAEVQSNGSLYIDYKKDKFKP is encoded by the coding sequence ATGGGCTATGCTGAATCGACGTTTCGAATCGCCTGTTCATTTTTTGTGCTGCTCTTTTTAACGCGGCTCATGGGAAAAACAGAAATTAGCCAGTTAAATGTGTTTACATTTATTACGGCGATTACGATTGGTAATATTGCTTCTTCACTCTCCACCGATAAGCGAGTAGAGATTGATAAAGGGGTTTATTCACTGCTAGGATGGACATTTTTAACAATTGCTATGGGCTATATTGGAATGAAATCAAAAAAAGCACGGCATCTTATTACCAGTGAGCCTAAAATTGTGATTAAGCAAGGAAAAGTGATGGAGAAGGCGTTAAAACAAGTACGGCTAGATATTGAATCTCTTTTGGGCATGCTGAGGCAGCAAAACGTATTTTCCATAAAAGATGTAGAATACGCCATATTAGAAATCAACGGAAACCTTTCCGTTATGCAAAAACAAGATAAAAAGCCAAACTCATGGTCAAAAACGCTTTTATTCCCCACTTCAACCGGCGTTATTTACGATGGGAAAGCGAATGAAGATGCTTTGAAGGACCTGCACGTAGATAATAACTGGCTGCATAAACAGCTAGAAAAAGCAGGAGTCAAATCACTTGATGAAGTCTTTTACGCTGAAGTTCAGTCGAACGGATCGCTTTATATTGACTATAAAAAGGACAAATTTAAGCCGTAA
- a CDS encoding SDR family oxidoreductase, whose product MKHALITAGHKGIGKKVTEQFLKKQYSVTVHFRSDKNKVRELQEEWHHYKDNVQFVEGDITNKADIEHVVARAMEQFGRIDVLINNAGPYVFERKKLIEYTDSEWYELLEGNLSSVFHFIKAVVPIMKKQQFGRIITYGFQDVEHTPGWMYRAAFSAAKSGLASLTKSLALEVAEYGITANMVCPGDIVGDMKENDIIKARLLEDKATPVGRSGTGEDIARIIEFLCDENSDMITGSIISASGGVDVVHKSKKTSP is encoded by the coding sequence ATGAAACATGCATTGATTACAGCAGGTCATAAAGGTATTGGAAAGAAGGTGACAGAACAGTTTCTAAAAAAGCAGTATTCTGTTACCGTCCATTTTCGCAGTGATAAAAATAAAGTGCGAGAACTACAAGAAGAATGGCATCACTATAAAGATAACGTACAGTTTGTAGAAGGAGATATAACAAATAAAGCAGATATTGAACATGTCGTTGCGCGGGCCATGGAGCAGTTTGGACGTATTGATGTTTTAATTAATAATGCAGGTCCTTATGTATTTGAACGAAAGAAATTAATAGAGTACACAGACAGTGAATGGTATGAACTGTTGGAAGGGAATTTAAGTTCTGTTTTTCATTTTATAAAAGCTGTTGTTCCTATTATGAAAAAGCAGCAGTTTGGAAGAATTATTACATACGGTTTTCAAGATGTAGAGCATACCCCTGGATGGATGTACCGCGCGGCTTTTAGTGCCGCTAAGTCAGGACTAGCTTCTCTGACCAAATCGCTTGCTCTAGAAGTAGCTGAATATGGGATTACAGCCAATATGGTCTGTCCCGGAGATATTGTAGGAGACATGAAAGAAAATGATATCATAAAAGCAAGATTACTAGAAGACAAAGCAACTCCTGTCGGGCGATCAGGGACAGGAGAAGACATTGCGCGTATTATTGAGTTTCTTTGCGATGAAAACTCAGATATGATTACAGGAAGTATTATATCCGCTTCGGGTGGAGTAGACGTTGTTCATAAAAGCAAAAAAACAAGCCCCTGA
- a CDS encoding superoxide dismutase → MADQDEKKKYLMEVQTWLEQVCDPVFEEAITEVDITSYITRTQEDVLEYLSEEDVNEYTLEEINNAVRHIDKVLKERLGDDGRERESIAPGQHELPPLGYSYSALEPYINREIMRLHHSKHHQSYVDGLNKAELMLQQARNTNNFDLIKHWEREAAFHGSGHYLHTIFWEIMSPEGGGRPRRQLLQQLQKDFGSYEKFMMHFSQAAKKVEGVGWAILVWSPRSRKLEVLQAERHQLLTQWDTIPLLVLDVWEHAYYLQYKNERDPYVDNWWKVVYWPNVEKRFEAARVLQWQPY, encoded by the coding sequence ATGGCCGATCAAGATGAGAAAAAAAAATACTTGATGGAAGTTCAGACCTGGCTTGAACAAGTATGTGATCCTGTATTTGAAGAAGCCATTACAGAAGTAGATATAACGTCATATATAACGCGCACGCAAGAAGACGTTCTTGAATATTTAAGTGAAGAAGATGTTAACGAATATACGTTAGAAGAAATCAATAATGCAGTACGGCATATTGATAAAGTCTTAAAAGAGCGACTTGGAGACGACGGAAGGGAGCGGGAATCGATAGCGCCAGGGCAGCACGAGCTGCCACCGCTTGGCTATAGTTACTCAGCTCTTGAGCCGTATATTAACCGGGAAATTATGCGTCTTCATCACAGCAAGCATCATCAAAGCTATGTAGATGGATTAAATAAAGCAGAGCTCATGCTGCAGCAAGCCCGTAACACAAATAATTTTGACCTCATAAAACATTGGGAACGGGAAGCTGCTTTTCATGGATCCGGTCATTACTTGCATACAATCTTTTGGGAAATTATGAGTCCAGAAGGAGGAGGAAGGCCGAGGCGCCAGCTGTTGCAGCAGCTTCAAAAAGACTTTGGCAGCTACGAAAAGTTCATGATGCACTTTTCTCAAGCTGCTAAAAAAGTAGAAGGTGTTGGCTGGGCTATCTTAGTATGGTCGCCGCGTTCGCGCAAGCTTGAAGTCTTGCAAGCTGAGCGCCATCAGCTTCTCACGCAGTGGGATACGATTCCACTGCTCGTATTAGACGTATGGGAACACGCCTATTATTTACAGTACAAAAATGAACGTGATCCGTACGTTGATAATTGGTGGAAAGTAGTTTACTGGCCAAATGTAGAAAAAAGATTCGAGGCAGCTAGAGTGCTTCAGTGGCAGCCATATTAA
- a CDS encoding cupin domain-containing protein, with protein sequence METSYMDYNNPNVQYFSDVNKNRLNTRNDENYINRLGRDVLNTLGNVSLLDIYLSESRVVEPHYHQNAAELVYCISGSAVVSLINPFNNEVTNIPIVPGQVANILQGWWHWEIASEDKTHLLAIFDAPYPEYIFGSDILNKTPIEVLAHTYCLDPEQLKKTLAPLKNQTIVIGPTDECVEKGPYKKKKQAGSVNHETPPYTYPPPQNPYYSPQNPYHYRYW encoded by the coding sequence TTGGAAACGTCCTATATGGATTACAATAATCCGAACGTACAATACTTTTCTGATGTGAATAAAAATAGACTCAATACGCGCAATGATGAAAACTATATTAACCGGCTAGGAAGAGATGTGCTAAATACCCTTGGAAATGTATCGTTACTCGATATTTACTTAAGCGAAAGCCGCGTGGTCGAACCGCACTATCATCAAAATGCCGCTGAGCTTGTCTACTGCATTTCGGGCTCAGCTGTCGTTTCATTAATCAATCCGTTTAACAATGAAGTGACAAACATTCCGATTGTTCCCGGTCAAGTAGCCAATATCCTTCAAGGCTGGTGGCACTGGGAAATCGCTTCTGAAGACAAGACCCATTTACTCGCCATTTTTGACGCTCCGTACCCGGAATACATTTTTGGATCAGATATTTTAAATAAGACGCCTATTGAAGTACTTGCTCATACGTACTGCTTAGATCCGGAGCAACTAAAGAAAACGCTGGCTCCGTTAAAAAATCAAACTATCGTGATTGGACCAACGGACGAATGCGTAGAAAAAGGACCTTACAAAAAGAAAAAACAAGCAGGCTCCGTTAACCACGAGACGCCTCCTTATACGTATCCTCCGCCTCAGAATCCTTATTACTCCCCTCAAAACCCCTATCACTATCGATATTGGTAA
- a CDS encoding LytTR family DNA-binding domain-containing protein: protein MKPFKASALLDVISELFSDEASIAVSDLETYVYYRASKRINLKISPGDQIKKGTITYKALERKQKVSEFIHRDVFGTPYYGMAVPFLDEGDVQGCVTAIFPALTSGKSVVTLKVNEGWIPVPFSKIIYVEARDRKTYVYAQKYTGTHKYTLNEFDYVLPKEEFVRCHRSFIVNVTQIQEIYPDTHSTFLLVMNNGEKIPVSQSYASYFRKLLGF, encoded by the coding sequence ATGAAACCATTTAAAGCATCAGCGTTACTAGACGTTATCAGTGAATTGTTCTCCGATGAAGCGTCGATTGCCGTTTCAGATCTAGAAACGTACGTGTATTACCGGGCAAGTAAACGAATTAATTTAAAAATTAGCCCTGGAGATCAAATTAAAAAAGGAACGATTACATATAAAGCATTAGAAAGAAAGCAAAAAGTATCGGAATTTATTCACCGAGATGTGTTTGGCACGCCTTACTACGGCATGGCGGTGCCTTTCTTAGATGAAGGAGATGTTCAAGGGTGCGTGACGGCGATTTTTCCTGCGTTAACGAGTGGAAAGTCAGTTGTGACGTTAAAGGTGAACGAGGGATGGATACCGGTTCCTTTCTCAAAAATCATCTACGTGGAAGCACGTGATCGAAAAACATATGTATATGCCCAGAAGTATACAGGTACTCATAAATACACGTTAAATGAATTTGATTATGTGCTTCCAAAAGAAGAGTTTGTTCGCTGTCATCGTTCCTTTATCGTCAATGTGACGCAAATTCAAGAAATTTATCCTGATACACATTCAACTTTTTTATTAGTGATGAACAACGGAGAAAAAATTCCGGTCAGTCAGTCGTACGCCAGCTATTTTCGAAAGCTGCTTGGGTTTTAG
- a CDS encoding cold-shock protein yields the protein MEKGTVKWFNAEKGFGFIERENGDDVFVHFSAIQSEGFKSLDEGQAVTFDVEEGQRGPQAANVQKA from the coding sequence ATGGAAAAAGGTACAGTAAAATGGTTTAACGCAGAAAAAGGTTTCGGATTTATCGAGCGCGAAAACGGCGACGATGTATTCGTACATTTCTCAGCAATCCAAAGCGAAGGATTCAAATCTTTAGACGAAGGTCAAGCTGTAACATTCGACGTTGAAGAAGGTCAACGCGGACCTCAAGCTGCTAACGTTCAAAAAGCATAA
- a CDS encoding DHA2 family efflux MFS transporter permease subunit: MNTQTQQSDQARTRSIFGVMIMGALVAFLNQTLINIALPQMMDHFHVTAATGNWLTTIFMLVNGIVIPITAFLMNRFTTRQLYITAMGLFTVGTLLCGIAPTFSVILVGRVVQAAGAGILFPLITNVIFTLFPPDRRGFAMGIFGVAMNFAPAVGPTLSGLIVEHYSWRVLFFMMFPIALINVIAAIILVKNVTETSRPKLDVLGVILSTIGFGGLLYAFATGGTKGWTSTEVLAMFIVGGISILFFIFRQLKIDQPLLEFRIFRYRMFTLTTIINVIVTMAMFSGMILMPIYMQNVRGFSPFLSGLLLLPGGIVMGIMSPITGRLFDKFGARWLAVIGLAITVVTTYELTKLETTTTFMYVMIVYTVRMFGMSLLMMPIFTAGLNELALSLNKYGTAMVNTLRMVAGAVGMAFFVSIMMNQGEKHVKNIVTNQQILPTDKGSMAEAVNQGTAMGINDAFMIATILSVIAFVLAFFIRKTSPKEDTITNRVKKAS; the protein is encoded by the coding sequence ATGAATACACAAACACAACAGTCCGATCAAGCCCGAACTCGGTCTATTTTTGGCGTAATGATAATGGGAGCGCTCGTTGCTTTTTTAAATCAAACGCTGATTAACATTGCGCTTCCGCAAATGATGGATCACTTTCATGTGACGGCGGCTACGGGCAACTGGTTAACAACCATCTTTATGTTAGTAAACGGAATTGTTATTCCAATTACAGCATTTTTAATGAATCGATTTACTACAAGGCAGCTGTATATTACAGCAATGGGGCTGTTTACAGTAGGAACGCTGCTTTGCGGTATCGCACCGACATTTTCTGTTATTTTAGTGGGACGCGTCGTGCAAGCAGCAGGAGCAGGAATTTTATTTCCGTTAATTACAAACGTTATTTTTACGTTATTCCCGCCTGACCGCCGCGGTTTTGCGATGGGGATTTTTGGTGTAGCGATGAACTTCGCACCGGCAGTAGGTCCGACGCTTTCTGGTTTAATAGTTGAGCACTACTCATGGCGCGTTTTATTCTTTATGATGTTTCCAATTGCACTTATCAACGTGATTGCGGCGATTATTTTAGTGAAAAACGTCACAGAAACAAGCCGACCGAAGCTAGACGTGCTTGGTGTTATTTTATCAACAATTGGATTTGGCGGCTTACTGTATGCGTTCGCTACGGGCGGTACAAAGGGCTGGACCAGCACCGAAGTGTTAGCTATGTTCATTGTAGGCGGTATTTCAATTCTGTTCTTTATTTTCCGTCAGTTAAAAATCGATCAGCCGCTTCTTGAATTCCGTATTTTCCGTTACCGTATGTTCACGCTGACAACAATCATTAACGTGATTGTGACAATGGCAATGTTTTCAGGTATGATTTTAATGCCGATTTATATGCAAAACGTACGCGGCTTTTCACCGTTTCTTTCAGGCTTGCTGTTACTGCCAGGGGGAATTGTAATGGGGATTATGTCTCCAATTACAGGACGGCTGTTTGATAAGTTCGGAGCAAGATGGCTTGCTGTTATTGGTTTAGCTATTACCGTTGTGACAACATATGAATTAACAAAACTTGAAACCACAACGACATTTATGTACGTAATGATTGTCTATACCGTTCGTATGTTTGGTATGTCACTGCTCATGATGCCAATCTTTACAGCTGGATTAAATGAGCTTGCGCTTAGCTTAAATAAATACGGCACGGCGATGGTTAATACGCTTCGAATGGTTGCCGGAGCTGTAGGAATGGCGTTCTTTGTATCTATTATGATGAATCAAGGTGAAAAACACGTGAAAAACATCGTAACAAATCAACAAATTTTGCCGACAGATAAAGGCAGTATGGCTGAAGCTGTGAATCAAGGTACAGCAATGGGCATTAACGATGCGTTTATGATCGCAACCATTTTAAGTGTAATCGCGTTTGTTTTAGCCTTCTTTATTCGCAAAACCTCACCAAAAGAAGATACCATTACAAACCGTGTGAAAAAAGCAAGCTAA
- a CDS encoding acetyl-CoA hydrolase/transferase family protein, translating into MENFCNRIKHEALQNRVVSAEEAASWIQDGMTLGLSGFTRAGDVKAVPFALAKRAETEPIKVSVYTGASLGSDVDKLFAEKGMLNKRLPFQADPTMRKKINEGEFQFIDQHLSHTSEWVRSGVLDSIDFAILEAVSITDDGMMIPTTSIGNSMVFAKHAKSIIIEINTAQPELLEGIHDLYDPGIQGQRDAIPLRKSDDRIGSLGIPIDLDKVKGIVFTNQLDSPSTIVAPDEETVVMAQNLISFLREEIKEGRLTESLAPLQSGIGSVANAVFHGLLDSEFHDLEVYSEVLQDAVFDLFDAGKVTFASCCSITLSADKMEQVFSNFETYRDKLILRPQEISNHPEIIRRLGLISINTALELDIYGNVNSTHVMGTKMMNGIGGSGDFARNARLGIFVTKSIAKNGDISSIVPFVSHVDHTEHDVDVIVTEQGYADLRGLAPRERAKRIIENCAHPMYRDQLMAYYEEALTQGGQTPHVLEKAFSFHTSYQQNGTMREIVPQTN; encoded by the coding sequence ATGGAAAACTTTTGCAATCGAATTAAGCATGAAGCATTACAGAATCGTGTTGTCTCTGCTGAAGAAGCAGCGTCTTGGATTCAAGATGGAATGACGCTTGGTCTAAGCGGCTTTACGCGCGCAGGGGATGTCAAAGCTGTACCGTTTGCGCTAGCGAAACGAGCGGAAACGGAACCGATAAAAGTCAGCGTGTATACGGGTGCTTCACTTGGGTCAGATGTGGATAAGTTATTTGCAGAAAAAGGCATGTTAAACAAGCGCCTGCCGTTTCAAGCCGATCCGACGATGCGTAAAAAAATTAATGAAGGTGAATTTCAGTTTATCGACCAGCATTTGTCTCATACCTCTGAATGGGTGCGTTCAGGCGTGTTAGACTCTATTGATTTCGCTATTTTGGAAGCGGTTTCTATCACGGATGATGGAATGATGATTCCAACAACTTCAATCGGTAATTCAATGGTGTTTGCCAAGCACGCCAAATCTATTATTATTGAAATAAACACAGCGCAGCCAGAGCTGTTAGAAGGTATTCACGACCTGTATGACCCGGGCATTCAAGGGCAACGAGATGCTATTCCTTTGAGAAAATCTGATGACCGTATTGGTTCGCTTGGTATACCAATCGATTTGGATAAAGTAAAAGGCATTGTGTTTACGAATCAGCTAGATTCACCATCTACGATTGTAGCACCTGACGAAGAAACGGTTGTGATGGCTCAAAATTTGATTTCATTTTTACGTGAAGAAATTAAAGAAGGGCGATTAACTGAATCGCTTGCGCCTTTACAATCGGGAATTGGGTCTGTGGCGAATGCCGTTTTTCACGGTTTGTTAGATTCAGAGTTTCATGATTTAGAAGTGTATTCAGAGGTATTGCAAGACGCTGTGTTTGATTTATTTGATGCAGGAAAAGTCACGTTTGCTTCTTGCTGCTCGATTACGCTTTCAGCGGATAAAATGGAACAAGTTTTCTCGAATTTTGAAACATATCGAGATAAACTCATTCTTCGTCCGCAGGAAATTTCAAATCATCCCGAGATTATTCGTCGCTTAGGGCTGATTTCAATTAATACCGCGCTAGAACTAGACATTTACGGAAATGTTAATTCAACCCATGTGATGGGAACAAAAATGATGAACGGCATCGGAGGTTCAGGAGATTTTGCTCGAAATGCGCGCCTTGGTATTTTTGTGACAAAATCCATTGCTAAAAACGGTGATATTTCAAGCATAGTGCCGTTTGTTTCACACGTTGATCATACGGAACACGATGTGGATGTGATTGTAACAGAGCAAGGATATGCAGACTTACGCGGACTCGCCCCAAGAGAACGAGCAAAACGCATCATTGAAAATTGTGCACATCCAATGTACCGCGATCAGCTTATGGCTTATTACGAAGAAGCGCTCACGCAAGGCGGCCAAACACCGCACGTTCTTGAAAAAGCCTTTTCTTTTCATACGTCTTATCAACAAAATGGAACGATGCGAGAAATCGTACCGCAAACAAATTAA